The following are from one region of the Luteitalea sp. genome:
- a CDS encoding pteridine-dependent deoxygenase like protein — translation MTIRAPYARPPALPTLVAAPPRWLIELLGEAPRRRVDDGPTRLGGVYVRRLPQLSFVEVEVSRATALPPERFQDLVADVYLNIAHRLADEARHPVRFWSYVPDIHAPMGEGLDRYMVFNRGRYRAFTSWYGTPRAFDHTLATASAVGVEGATLTVHCLAADEPGTPIENPRQIPSYHYSTRYGPRPPCFARATRPARAIGGRELLLVGGTASIVGEESRHAEDIGRQTRETLTNLEALLAAANASIEGPAPQPSYRFTALRAYVVRADDAAFVLEQTSKLFPDTEDIEIARGEICRRELLVEVEGIAALGNGQS, via the coding sequence ATGACGATTCGCGCCCCCTATGCCCGTCCGCCTGCGCTGCCCACTCTCGTCGCCGCTCCTCCCCGGTGGCTCATAGAGCTGCTAGGTGAGGCACCGCGCCGGCGAGTCGACGATGGGCCGACCAGACTCGGAGGCGTCTATGTGCGCCGCCTGCCGCAGTTGTCGTTCGTCGAGGTTGAGGTCTCGCGAGCCACGGCTCTCCCGCCCGAACGATTCCAGGACCTGGTAGCGGATGTGTACTTGAACATCGCGCACCGACTGGCAGACGAAGCACGGCACCCTGTGCGATTTTGGAGCTACGTGCCGGACATCCATGCCCCCATGGGCGAGGGGCTCGATCGCTACATGGTGTTCAACCGAGGGCGCTATCGCGCGTTCACCTCGTGGTACGGCACACCGCGCGCGTTCGATCACACGCTTGCAACAGCGTCGGCAGTGGGCGTCGAGGGGGCCACGCTCACGGTGCATTGTCTGGCGGCAGACGAGCCGGGGACGCCGATTGAGAATCCTCGTCAGATCCCTTCGTATCACTACTCGACTCGCTACGGTCCGCGGCCACCCTGCTTTGCGCGCGCCACGCGGCCTGCTCGCGCCATCGGCGGGCGAGAGCTCCTGTTGGTGGGGGGTACGGCAAGCATCGTGGGCGAGGAATCGCGGCATGCGGAGGATATCGGCCGCCAGACCCGCGAAACGCTGACCAATCTCGAAGCGCTGCTCGCGGCGGCGAATGCCTCAATCGAGGGGCCTGCCCCACAGCCGTCGTACCGGTTCACCGCACTGCGCGCCTACGTCGTGCGTGCGGATGACGCCGCATTCGTGTTGGAACAGACCAGCAAGCTCTTTCCCGACACCGAGGACATCGAAATCGCACGCGGTGAGATCTGCCGGCGAGAGCTCCTCGTCGAGGTCGAAGGTATTGCGGCTCTTGGGAATGGTCAGTCGTAG
- a CDS encoding MMPL family transporter produces the protein MIANRREVIADGADRPLSNVTMTGIFSIPALIAWARGHRRLVLIGTCVLLLVSVVGVSRVRFDANVLHLLPREGAAVPAFETYLERFGSLDQLYIVFTAPPDHTIDEYDSVIDRFVARLGKAPEIDHIDTGRIDTTRDWSYLADHLLWLLDEQRLHAALARFEPEEMREALDASRRLLTLPSPAVTTMVSQDPLGLFNLLSAQLGGGSAGVGLGASSSGYVAPDGQSRLVIARPSSPPFDTAFSHRLFERLNDIERAVTHDMGLERNTPNEESRDVISDPFADALPPLDVAYAGGHRIGIETEAQIKRESIVNSIGSLVLILPALLLIFRSPWLLACGAIPTGLSLLVVLGALGFAGTTLSAAATGASAMLFGLGIDGVVLLYVTYRLGLSDGLPSHEAVRRTSGASASMLLGMWTTAATFYGLVVIDYPSLQQLGMLIGHSMVVCGILTLLLVPAMLPSRPGTRPPRALTLPGLAALIGRQSRLVLIAAALVTVALAVAALGLQVNPTLERLESTTPAVQFEQAVARRFGLPTDVGVVLARGRELQTLVDGNAKLADAIHRELPGLPIHTVSALLPSSRQQAVTRQRLRQEGLSPDVAGRRIHQVATDVGFRTDTLAPFVARLPRLLDRAQRVSYQGYVDHGLGDVISRFVSREGGGWVLASYVLPRDAKDIARVDALVRRVAPDQQLTGLPLVNAELAARFLPEFLKGLGVGTAIVLALILATFREWRLSLLALAPTALGLVWTAGVLALAGVELDLFAVFAVVTFVGIGVDYGIHLVHRYRQYGYHAERATSELAPVILVAGLITLLGYGTLINSSYPPLQSIGVVSAVSVLALVAASVLVLPAMLERVGATCARKP, from the coding sequence ATGATCGCCAACCGACGCGAAGTCATCGCAGACGGCGCCGATCGACCGCTCTCGAACGTGACGATGACAGGCATCTTTTCAATACCCGCCCTCATCGCTTGGGCCAGGGGCCACCGCCGCCTGGTGCTCATCGGCACCTGCGTGCTCTTACTCGTCTCGGTGGTTGGTGTCAGTCGAGTGAGGTTCGATGCCAACGTGCTCCATCTGTTGCCTCGAGAGGGCGCGGCGGTGCCCGCCTTCGAGACCTATCTCGAACGATTCGGCAGCCTCGATCAACTCTACATCGTCTTTACCGCACCGCCTGACCACACCATCGACGAATACGATTCCGTCATCGATCGGTTCGTCGCACGACTGGGCAAAGCTCCCGAAATCGATCACATCGACACCGGTCGCATCGATACCACGCGCGACTGGTCGTATCTGGCCGATCACCTGTTGTGGCTGCTCGACGAGCAACGGCTCCACGCGGCCCTTGCACGCTTCGAGCCGGAGGAGATGCGTGAGGCGCTCGACGCAAGCCGAAGGCTGCTGACGCTGCCATCACCTGCGGTGACCACGATGGTGAGCCAGGATCCCCTTGGGCTGTTCAACCTCTTGAGCGCGCAGCTCGGAGGCGGCAGCGCCGGTGTAGGCCTCGGGGCGAGCAGCTCCGGATACGTCGCTCCTGATGGCCAGAGCCGGCTCGTGATCGCCCGCCCCAGCTCGCCGCCGTTCGATACCGCGTTTTCGCATCGATTGTTCGAGCGGCTGAACGACATCGAGCGGGCCGTCACGCACGATATGGGTCTCGAACGCAACACGCCGAACGAAGAGTCCCGCGACGTGATCTCCGATCCGTTCGCCGACGCGTTGCCGCCGCTGGACGTGGCATACGCTGGTGGCCATCGGATCGGCATCGAGACCGAGGCACAGATCAAGCGCGAGAGCATCGTCAACAGCATCGGATCGCTGGTCCTGATCCTGCCCGCTCTCCTGCTCATCTTTCGTAGCCCGTGGCTGCTGGCCTGTGGCGCAATTCCGACCGGGCTCTCGCTGCTCGTGGTACTGGGGGCCCTGGGCTTCGCCGGCACTACCCTCTCAGCCGCTGCGACAGGCGCGTCGGCCATGCTCTTCGGCCTTGGCATCGATGGCGTGGTGTTGCTCTATGTGACGTATCGGCTCGGTCTGAGCGACGGGCTGCCCTCGCACGAGGCCGTGCGTCGAACGTCAGGCGCATCGGCGAGCATGCTGCTCGGCATGTGGACCACGGCCGCAACCTTCTACGGGCTCGTGGTGATCGACTACCCGAGCTTGCAACAGCTCGGTATGCTCATTGGCCACAGTATGGTCGTCTGTGGCATTCTGACATTGCTCCTCGTGCCGGCCATGCTCCCGTCCCGACCGGGGACCCGCCCGCCACGAGCGCTCACCCTGCCAGGTCTTGCCGCGCTCATCGGTCGACAAAGTCGCCTCGTTCTCATCGCGGCCGCCCTGGTCACGGTCGCGCTCGCCGTCGCCGCGCTCGGACTGCAGGTCAACCCGACACTGGAGCGCTTGGAGTCCACGACGCCCGCTGTCCAGTTCGAGCAAGCGGTGGCGCGACGGTTTGGCCTGCCAACCGACGTCGGCGTCGTGCTCGCGCGCGGCAGGGAGCTGCAGACGCTCGTCGACGGGAACGCGAAGCTCGCCGACGCGATCCATCGCGAGCTACCGGGCCTTCCGATTCACACCGTGAGCGCGCTGCTGCCCTCGTCTCGCCAGCAAGCCGTCACGAGGCAGCGCTTGCGCCAGGAGGGTCTCTCGCCCGACGTCGCTGGACGGAGAATCCACCAAGTCGCGACCGACGTTGGCTTCCGCACCGACACGCTCGCCCCCTTCGTGGCGCGTCTGCCGCGTCTGCTCGACCGCGCGCAACGGGTGAGCTATCAGGGGTATGTCGACCACGGTCTCGGCGATGTCATCTCGCGCTTCGTGTCGCGCGAGGGCGGCGGTTGGGTGCTCGCCTCGTACGTGCTGCCACGCGACGCCAAGGATATCGCGCGCGTCGACGCGCTGGTGCGACGCGTGGCGCCAGATCAACAGCTCACCGGCTTGCCGCTCGTGAACGCCGAGCTCGCGGCACGCTTCCTGCCGGAGTTTCTCAAGGGCCTCGGCGTGGGCACGGCAATCGTGCTCGCGCTGATCCTCGCGACGTTCCGCGAGTGGCGGCTCTCGCTGCTCGCGCTTGCCCCAACGGCGCTCGGCCTCGTCTGGACCGCCGGTGTGCTCGCACTCGCCGGTGTCGAGCTGGATCTGTTCGCCGTCTTTGCGGTCGTCACCTTCGTGGGCATCGGCGTCGACTATGGCATCCACCTCGTGCACCGGTACCGGCAGTATGGCTACCACGCTGAACGGGCTACGTCGGAGCTCGCGCCCGTGATTCTCGTGGCCGGCCTCATCACGCTGCTCGGATATGGCACATTGATCAACTCGTCGTACCCGCCGCTGCAGTCGATCGGCGTCGTGTCCGCGGTGAGCGTGCTGGCGCTGGTGGCGGCGTCGGTGCTGGTGCTGCCGGCGATGTTGGAGCGGGTTGGAGCGACATGCGCGCGCAAGCCATGA
- a CDS encoding DUF2062 domain-containing protein: MAVDMSSAGRLRSRALTRAGRLQRVIYELRTEGTSRRRDAVAVGLGLFVGCSPFWGLHLVLCWIAGRLLGLNRLKLYLAANLANPFSAPFLVFGEVQTGAFLRRGAPHELSLEGIKQTSPWVFGGDFVLGSLVVGGVLGLLAAAITYFTMRRASHDPAFSTVVREAADRFLATGITAWEFARGKLRNDPVYREVLCGGWLPSGGTLVDVGCGQGLMLALLADARQEMEEGRWPSTLPPPPRFDGLAGLELRRRVAHIAERALEKDATIVHGDARHTLPRGCRVVLCFDVLHLMSAEDQDQLLASVASALEPGGILVVREADAAGGWRFQMVRAGNWIKAIAIGRWRQRFHFRTTDEWLACLARHGFVADVRPMGHGTPFANVLLRAKRQQELRTDAA, from the coding sequence ATGGCTGTCGACATGTCCTCGGCCGGACGTCTCCGATCGCGCGCGCTCACGCGAGCCGGGCGGCTCCAGCGAGTGATCTACGAGCTTCGGACGGAGGGCACCAGCCGGCGCCGCGACGCAGTGGCGGTCGGCCTGGGACTCTTCGTGGGCTGCTCGCCGTTCTGGGGGCTTCACCTGGTGCTCTGCTGGATCGCTGGGCGACTCCTTGGCCTCAACCGCTTGAAGCTGTACCTCGCCGCGAACCTTGCAAACCCGTTCTCCGCGCCGTTTCTGGTGTTCGGGGAGGTGCAGACCGGTGCCTTCTTGCGGCGCGGCGCGCCGCATGAGCTGTCATTGGAGGGCATCAAACAGACCAGTCCATGGGTCTTTGGTGGTGACTTCGTGCTCGGGAGCCTGGTCGTTGGTGGGGTGCTCGGCCTCCTGGCTGCGGCGATTACGTACTTCACGATGCGACGCGCATCACACGATCCGGCATTTTCGACGGTGGTGCGCGAGGCTGCCGATCGGTTTCTCGCCACCGGCATCACCGCCTGGGAGTTCGCGCGCGGGAAGTTGCGGAACGATCCCGTCTACCGCGAGGTGTTGTGTGGCGGCTGGCTGCCATCAGGTGGGACCCTAGTCGATGTTGGATGTGGTCAAGGACTCATGCTCGCGCTGCTTGCCGACGCTCGGCAGGAAATGGAAGAAGGGAGGTGGCCGTCGACCTTGCCCCCGCCGCCTCGCTTCGACGGCTTGGCGGGCCTCGAGCTGCGGCGGCGTGTCGCACATATCGCAGAGCGCGCGTTGGAGAAGGACGCCACGATCGTCCACGGTGATGCGCGCCACACCCTGCCTCGAGGCTGTCGCGTCGTCCTTTGCTTCGATGTTCTTCACCTCATGTCGGCCGAGGACCAAGATCAGCTGCTGGCGTCGGTCGCGAGCGCGCTAGAGCCGGGGGGCATTCTCGTGGTGCGCGAGGCGGATGCGGCCGGAGGTTGGCGCTTTCAGATGGTTCGCGCCGGCAACTGGATCAAGGCGATTGCGATCGGCCGGTGGCGGCAGAGGTTTCACTTTCGCACGACGGACGAGTGGCTGGCCTGCCTGGCGCGTCACGGCTTCGTGGCCGATGTTCGGCCCATGGGCCACGGGACTCCTTTTGCGAACGTCCTGCTCCGGGCCAAGCGGCAGCAAGAGCTAAGGACCGACGCGGCGTGA
- a CDS encoding BlaI/MecI/CopY family transcriptional regulator: protein MNRPLHLDVSRRERQILEILYARERASVAEVRAALPEAPSYSAVRALLRILEEKGHVRHVQDGPRYVYAPTIARDSAKRSALRHMLRTFFNGSTEQAIAALLDDSSSRLSDDELARLARLINQARHKE, encoded by the coding sequence ATGAACCGACCGCTTCACCTGGACGTTTCCCGCCGCGAGCGGCAAATCCTGGAGATCCTGTACGCGCGTGAGCGAGCGAGCGTCGCAGAGGTTCGCGCCGCCCTGCCCGAAGCGCCGAGCTATTCAGCCGTACGCGCCCTCCTTCGGATCCTCGAAGAGAAGGGCCATGTTCGGCACGTGCAGGATGGGCCGCGCTACGTCTACGCGCCGACAATCGCTCGCGACAGCGCCAAGCGGTCGGCGCTACGACACATGCTCCGGACCTTTTTCAACGGGTCGACCGAGCAAGCCATCGCCGCCCTCTTGGACGACTCCTCTTCCCGACTCTCCGACGACGAACTGGCTCGCCTGGCGCGCCTGATCAACCAGGCACGACACAAGGAATAA
- a CDS encoding glycosyltransferase produces MRAQAMIPAYNEVSTIARVVRGVAPHVERVLVVDDGSTDRTGEAARQAGADVISHTRNLGKGRAVRAGLAVVLASPATHLVVLDGDLQHVPDEVPRLLDTARRSGADLVIGGRRFDRAAMPASRYYANVTGSRVLSWFVGLPLRDTQSGFRVYRCEALRNVPLSATGFEIETEMLVKLARRRARIIEMPVSAVYGMERSKLRPMRDTTKTCFLAVYYRFLERM; encoded by the coding sequence ATGCGCGCGCAAGCCATGATTCCTGCGTACAACGAAGTGAGCACGATCGCCCGCGTCGTCCGCGGCGTCGCGCCGCACGTCGAGCGGGTGCTCGTGGTCGACGATGGATCGACGGATCGAACGGGTGAAGCAGCGCGGCAGGCGGGCGCCGACGTCATTTCGCACACGCGCAACCTCGGAAAAGGGCGTGCGGTGCGTGCCGGGCTGGCAGTCGTGCTCGCTTCGCCTGCCACACACCTCGTCGTCTTGGACGGTGACTTGCAGCACGTTCCAGACGAGGTCCCGCGGCTGCTCGACACGGCGCGGCGCTCCGGAGCCGACCTCGTCATCGGCGGCCGGCGGTTCGACAGAGCTGCGATGCCAGCCTCACGCTATTACGCGAACGTGACTGGTAGCCGCGTGCTCTCGTGGTTCGTGGGGCTTCCACTTCGAGATACACAGTCAGGATTCCGTGTGTACCGCTGCGAGGCGCTGCGCAACGTCCCGCTCAGCGCCACGGGCTTCGAGATCGAGACCGAGATGCTGGTCAAGCTCGCGCGACGCCGAGCTCGGATCATCGAGATGCCCGTCAGCGCGGTGTACGGCATGGAGCGCAGCAAGCTGCGGCCCATGCGCGACACTACGAAGACCTGCTTTCTCGCGGTGTATTACCGGTTCCTCGAAAGGATGTAA
- a CDS encoding AMP-binding protein — protein sequence MCDAASLHARARSDLQHLFDQAHRRRVGQQVEVAHENEPISMSELLDSFRRVCRDTPSRTLIVARSEGRALTARGIWDEYVSTRETFAGLGLAPGSVVLSLAGNRSSFAAVLLACFDLGVTLMPVDRSTAMPEVTTLATAYGACAVVAPEGVHIRLPHTTTPLPGGLVVELLLEQPPRGRYPDTCLLKLTSGSSGLPKAARAAERHLMADVRQITAAMDIRPEDVQLAVIPLSHMYGLGNLLLPMLLQGTAMVLREAFAPTQLVQDIIDDRVRIWPGVPFMFDALVDQVPGGALPPQFGTCISAGARLEFRTVDAFERHFHRKIHSFYGSTETGGITFDDSAAVKSPVPVGRPLGDVHITLRPIEHADLPQGSGRVHVCSSAVSHGYVDETQPGEGFVDGGYLTGDLGFFDADGDLVLSGRMSSFVNVAGRKVQPDEIERVLRTMPGVAEVSVVGAPDDRRGQVLVACIVRADTGLGLRPMAVRTFLAERVAPHKIPRDVLFIDEIPRTDRGKVDRQALDALARSARQGSGQ from the coding sequence ATGTGCGATGCGGCGTCCCTGCACGCGCGCGCCCGGAGCGACCTCCAGCACCTCTTCGATCAGGCGCATCGGCGGCGCGTGGGGCAGCAGGTCGAGGTAGCGCATGAGAACGAGCCTATCTCAATGAGCGAGCTCCTCGATAGCTTTCGCCGGGTGTGTCGCGATACGCCGTCACGCACGCTCATCGTCGCCCGCTCCGAGGGACGAGCCCTTACGGCGCGCGGGATCTGGGACGAATACGTGAGCACGAGGGAGACCTTTGCCGGACTCGGGCTCGCACCTGGCTCGGTGGTGCTCTCGCTGGCGGGGAACCGCTCCTCCTTCGCGGCAGTCTTGCTCGCCTGCTTCGACCTCGGCGTCACGCTCATGCCGGTGGATCGCAGCACCGCGATGCCGGAAGTCACCACCCTCGCCACCGCCTATGGCGCTTGTGCCGTCGTCGCACCCGAGGGCGTCCACATTCGGCTGCCACACACGACGACTCCCCTACCAGGGGGCCTCGTCGTCGAGCTGCTGCTCGAGCAACCGCCGCGCGGGCGCTATCCCGACACCTGCTTGCTGAAGCTCACGTCTGGGTCGAGCGGCCTACCGAAGGCCGCCCGAGCAGCCGAGCGACACCTCATGGCAGACGTCCGCCAGATCACTGCAGCCATGGATATCCGCCCGGAGGACGTACAGCTGGCGGTGATTCCACTGTCACACATGTACGGCCTGGGCAACCTGCTGCTGCCGATGTTGCTGCAGGGAACGGCCATGGTGCTTCGCGAGGCGTTCGCGCCCACACAGCTCGTGCAGGACATCATCGACGACCGCGTCCGCATCTGGCCCGGCGTGCCGTTCATGTTCGACGCGCTCGTGGATCAGGTCCCTGGCGGGGCGCTCCCGCCGCAGTTTGGCACGTGCATCTCGGCTGGCGCGCGGTTGGAATTCCGCACCGTCGACGCGTTCGAGCGCCACTTCCATCGAAAGATCCATTCGTTCTACGGCAGCACCGAAACGGGCGGCATCACCTTCGACGATTCGGCCGCCGTCAAGAGCCCCGTACCCGTCGGCCGACCGCTCGGCGATGTGCATATCACGTTACGGCCGATCGAGCACGCCGATCTGCCGCAGGGCAGCGGGCGGGTGCACGTCTGCAGCTCGGCCGTCTCGCACGGGTACGTGGATGAGACCCAGCCTGGAGAAGGATTCGTCGATGGCGGCTATCTCACCGGCGATCTCGGGTTCTTCGATGCCGACGGCGACTTGGTGCTCTCGGGACGCATGTCGTCGTTTGTCAACGTGGCCGGCCGGAAGGTGCAACCAGACGAGATCGAGCGGGTGCTCCGCACCATGCCAGGTGTGGCCGAAGTCTCCGTGGTCGGAGCGCCGGATGACCGCCGGGGGCAGGTGCTGGTCGCCTGCATCGTGCGAGCGGATACCGGGCTCGGGCTACGACCGATGGCCGTCCGAACCTTCCTGGCCGAGCGGGTCGCGCCTCATAAAATCCCCCGAGACGTCCTCTTCATTGACGAGATACCGCGCACGGACCGCGGCAAGGTGGATCGGCAGGCGCTTGATGCCCTGGCGCGCTCCGCGCGCCAGGGCAGTGGTCAGTGA
- a CDS encoding radical SAM protein: MFQAVNRRIEGRPFQPKWAPAPLLKSGQRTKPPLGWPRTTDSLCPTCVKEARRRILAGDQALETLTQDHVGEIKADIVERDGKVIIEKTCPIHGTFTDVLAIDPAFLARMERLFPGRDFTALTDRLHNHGTSSIQYGRGAVLTIDLTNRCNMMCDPCFMDANQVGYVHELTLDDVKQLLNDAVTVQPRRQLSVQFSGGEPTISPLFLDAVGYAREVGFFSVQAATNGIRFAQDPEFARAAREAGLRIAYLQFDGIGEEANSHRKVKNLFDVKLRAIEHLYAAGIDVCLVVTIVNGVNNDQVGAIIKFAIENCDKISFVSFQPVSFTGRDEDISTEERLEKRYTLSHLAQDVKRQTGVTEPLRDWFPLSATGPLSDVTDLLKGPGADWGTLKCGCHPECGVGTAFMVSKRTKTWAPVSEFINIDRFLEDARLIVDAARGPLATKLQTALSLLRNYSPLAAPRGFRLLDLVKKYDKQSGGALGGRLGAPDNGDRKSDEWLIMFVAGMWFQDLWTYDFRRTEMCIIPYATQMGEISFCAYNTGVGWRQIVEQMHQTATVAEWYKEHGKHPVYANPRKAVPLPAGVQPVALKIPKDGRLVDWSPTPVAAPQPAPDGNTEPELLQA, from the coding sequence ATGTTCCAGGCGGTGAACCGCCGCATCGAGGGACGGCCATTTCAGCCGAAGTGGGCGCCTGCCCCGCTCCTGAAGAGTGGGCAGCGCACGAAGCCGCCGCTGGGATGGCCCCGAACGACCGACTCGCTCTGTCCCACGTGCGTCAAGGAAGCGCGGCGGCGTATTCTCGCCGGCGATCAAGCGTTGGAGACGTTGACGCAGGATCACGTCGGCGAGATCAAAGCAGACATCGTCGAGCGGGACGGTAAGGTCATCATCGAGAAGACCTGCCCGATCCACGGCACATTCACGGACGTCCTCGCCATCGATCCCGCCTTCCTCGCGCGTATGGAGCGGCTCTTTCCGGGCCGGGACTTCACCGCGCTGACCGATCGGTTGCACAACCACGGTACCTCCTCCATCCAGTACGGCCGTGGAGCTGTGCTCACGATAGATCTGACCAACCGCTGCAACATGATGTGCGACCCGTGCTTCATGGACGCCAATCAGGTGGGCTATGTGCACGAGCTCACGTTGGACGATGTGAAGCAGCTGCTGAACGATGCCGTCACGGTTCAGCCGCGGCGCCAGCTCTCGGTGCAGTTCTCCGGTGGCGAGCCCACGATCTCTCCGCTCTTTCTCGATGCCGTCGGTTACGCGCGCGAGGTGGGCTTTTTCAGCGTGCAGGCGGCGACGAACGGGATTCGCTTCGCCCAGGATCCGGAGTTCGCGCGGGCCGCGCGTGAAGCCGGGCTCCGCATTGCGTACTTGCAATTCGACGGCATCGGCGAGGAGGCGAACTCACACCGCAAGGTCAAGAACCTCTTCGACGTGAAGCTGCGGGCCATCGAGCACCTGTACGCGGCGGGGATCGACGTGTGCCTCGTGGTTACGATCGTCAACGGCGTGAACAACGACCAGGTCGGCGCGATCATCAAGTTCGCGATCGAGAACTGCGACAAGATCAGCTTTGTCTCGTTCCAGCCCGTATCGTTCACAGGGCGTGACGAGGACATCTCGACAGAGGAACGCCTCGAGAAGCGTTACACCCTCTCGCACCTCGCCCAGGACGTGAAGCGGCAGACGGGCGTGACCGAGCCGCTGCGCGACTGGTTTCCGTTATCCGCCACCGGACCGCTTTCGGACGTGACCGACCTGCTCAAGGGGCCGGGTGCGGACTGGGGCACGCTGAAGTGTGGCTGCCATCCGGAGTGCGGCGTTGGCACGGCGTTCATGGTCAGCAAGCGCACCAAGACGTGGGCCCCCGTCTCGGAGTTCATCAACATCGATCGCTTCCTCGAAGACGCGCGCCTCATCGTCGATGCGGCCCGCGGGCCATTGGCCACCAAGCTGCAAACGGCGCTGAGCCTGCTCCGCAACTACTCGCCTCTCGCGGCGCCACGAGGCTTCCGGCTCCTGGACCTGGTGAAGAAGTACGACAAGCAGAGTGGAGGGGCGCTCGGCGGTCGGCTGGGTGCTCCCGACAACGGCGACCGGAAGAGCGACGAGTGGCTCATCATGTTCGTTGCCGGCATGTGGTTCCAGGACCTCTGGACGTACGACTTTCGGCGCACGGAGATGTGCATCATTCCGTACGCGACGCAAATGGGTGAGATCTCGTTCTGCGCCTACAACACGGGCGTGGGCTGGCGGCAAATCGTCGAGCAGATGCACCAGACCGCAACCGTGGCGGAATGGTACAAGGAGCACGGCAAGCATCCCGTCTACGCGAACCCGCGGAAGGCCGTGCCGCTGCCGGCCGGTGTACAGCCTGTGGCCCTCAAGATCCCCAAGGACGGCCGACTGGTAGACTGGTCGCCGACGCCCGTGGCAGCGCCGCAGCCCGCGCCAGACGGTAATACCGAACCAGAGCTTCTGCAAGCGTAA